From a region of the Equus przewalskii isolate Varuska chromosome 2, EquPr2, whole genome shotgun sequence genome:
- the FHIP2B gene encoding FHF complex subunit HOOK-interacting protein 2B isoform X2 codes for MLSRLGALLQEAVAAREPSIDLLGAFVEHWKGITHYYIESTDENTPAKKTDIPWRLKQMLDILVYEERQQAAAGEAGPCLEYLLQHKILETLCTLGKAEYPPGMRQQVLQFFSRVLAQVQHPLLHYLSVHRPVQKLLQLGGTVPGSLTEKEEVQFTTVLCSKIQQDPDLLTYILEGKIVSRKKASREPSALPREAASVKDKEHPHSKAPDRASCGTRALTTQLPAETQEPDGGPGEGSLITSLIGLCKSKKSRVALKAQENLLLLVSVASPAAATCLVQSSPCCPAIVEHLCRLYRSVPTFLDPADIATLEGISWRLPSAPSDEASFPGKEALAAFLGWFDYCDHLVTEAHPVVADALAKAVAEKLFMEILQPQLLHVSEQSVLTSTALLTAILRQLRPAALLREAVAFLLGPDQQAAAPEDSPRTLCSHLIGHCDHLSDEISVATLRLFEELLQKPHEQIIRSLILCNLEGRPYVARGSPEPESYEDTLDLEEDPYFTDGFLDSGFQPSTKPPPAPATNSDGRTAVTEIVNSFLCLVPEEAKTSAFLEETGYDTYVHDAYGLFQECSSRVAPWGWPQSLTPLDPHEPERPFFEGHFLQMLFDRMSRILEQAGGPISPLLYTPEHVLALSLRESMTHSHHVSLPPPHTFTLARRLDGGVQKCSPPLPTFGLSTMFLTAIQPEPASDLSPVPACPLPPPPHPRVPPGSLHQPGPWLQEPVLSPCQGDRGLDAENSEGTPVPRQTAPGAQAADGSGPWGAAGPPDPPSGRGST; via the exons ATGCTGAGCCGGCTCGGGGCGCTGCTGCAGGAGGCCGTGGCGGCG CGGGAGCCCAGCATCGACCTGCTGGGGGCCTTTGTGGAGCACTGGAAGGGCATCACACACTACTACATCGAAAGCACAG ATGAAAACACCCCAGCCAAGAAAACAGATATTCCCTGGCGCTTGAAGCAGATGCTGGACATCCTGGTGTACGAGGAGAGGCAGCAGGCAGCGGCCGGCGAGGCGGGGCCCTGTCTGGAGTACCTGCTGCAGCACAAGATCCTGGAGACGCTGTGCACGCTGGGCAAGGCTGAG TACCCGCCAGGCATGCGGCAGCAGGTGCTCCAGTTCTTCAGCAGGGTGCTGGCCCAGGTGCAGCACCCGCTCCTGCATTACCTCAGCGTCCACAGGCCTGTGCAG AAACTTCTCCAGCTTGGTGGGACAGTTCCTGGATCCctcacagaaaaggaagaggTACAGTTCACCACTGTCCTCTGCTCCAAGATCCAGCAGGATCCAGACCTGCTCACCTACATCCTGGAA GGTAAGATTGTCAGTAGGAAGAAAGCGTCCAGAGAACCCTCCGCCCTGCCTAGAGAGGCAGCCAGCGTCAAAGACAAGGAGCACCCCCACAGCAAGGCTCCTGACAGGGCTTCCTGTGGGACCCGGGCCTTGACCACCCAGCTGCCTGCTGAGACCCAGGAGCCAGAtggagggcctggggagggcagcCTGATCACCTCCCTGATTGGGCTGTGCAAGAGCAAG AAGAGTCGGGTGGCCCTGAAGGCCCAGGAGAACCTACTGCTCCTGGTGAGCGTGGCTTCCCCGGCAGCCGCCACCTGCCTGGTGCAGAGCAGCCCTTGCTGCCCTGCAATTGTCGAGCATCTGTGCCGGCTGTACCgctccgtgcccaccttcctggACCCTGCGGACATTGCCACATTAGAGGGCATCAGCTGGAG GTTACCCAGCGCCCCGTCTGATGAGGCCTCCTTCCCTGGCAAGGAGGCCTTGGCTGCCTTCTTGGGCTGGTTTGATTACTGCGACCACCTCGTCACAGAGGCACACCCG GTGGTTGCAGATGCCTTGGCAAAGGCTGTGGCTGAGAAGTTATTCATGGAGATtctgcagccccagctcctgcACGT GTCTGAGCAGAGCGTCCTGACATCCACCGCCCTGCTCACGGCCATCCTGCGCCAGCTCCGCCCCGCTGCGCTGCTGCGGGAGGCCGTGGCCTTCCTCCTGGGCCCCGACCAGCAGGCCGCAGCCCCCGAGGACAGCCCCCGCACTCTGTGCTCCCACCTCATCGGGCACTGTGACCATCTCTCTGATGAG ATCAGTGTCGCCACCCTGCGGCTGTTTGAGGAGCTGCTCCAGAAGCCCCATGAGCAGATCATCCGCAGCCTGATCCTGTGCAACCTCGAGGGCCGCCCATATGTGGCCCGGGGCTCACCGGAGCCTGAGAGTTACGAGGACACCCT AGATCTGGAGGAAGACCCCTACTTCACTGACGGCTTCCTCGACTCCGGGTTTCAACCCTCCACAaaacctcccccagcccctgccaccaACTCAGATGGCAGAACAGCAGTGACCGAGATCGTCAACAG tttcctctgccTAGTTCCTGAGGAAGCAAAGACCTCAGCTTTCCTGGAGGAGACCGGATATGACACGTACGTCCACGATGCTTACGGACTG TTCCAGGAATGCAGCTCCCGAGTCgccccctggggctggcctcagaGTCTCACACCCTTGGACCCCCATGAGCCCGAAAGGCCTTTCTTTGAGGGTCACTTCCTCCAAATGCTGTTTGACCGAATGTCCCGGATTTTGGAACAG GCAGGAGGCCCCATCTCGCCTCTGCTTTACACGCCCGAACACGTTTTGGCCCTCAGCCTCAGGGAATCCATGACACATTCGCATCACGTGAgtctcccacccccacacacgTTCACACTGGCGAGGCGCCTTGATGGGGGAGTGCAAAAATGCTCGCCACCCCTGCCAACCTTCGGCTTGTCCACCATGTTCCTTACAGCCATACAGCCTGAACCTGCAAGTGACCTCAGTCCTGTCCCGGCTtgccctcttcccccacccccacatccacGAGTACCTCCTGGATCCCTACATCAACCTGGCCCCTGGCTGCAGGAGCCTGTTCTCAGTCCTTGTCAGG
- the FHIP2B gene encoding FHF complex subunit HOOK-interacting protein 2B isoform X8 gives MLLSKSNIFKCKSFGTALLVWSYRSQLQIQREPSIDLLGAFVEHWKGITHYYIESTDENTPAKKTDIPWRLKQMLDILVYEERQQAAAGEAGPCLEYLLQHKILETLCTLGKAEYPPGMRQQVLQFFSRVLAQVQHPLLHYLSVHRPVQKLLQLGGTVPGSLTEKEEVQFTTVLCSKIQQDPDLLTYILEKSRVALKAQENLLLLVSVASPAAATCLVQSSPCCPAIVEHLCRLYRSVPTFLDPADIATLEGISWRLPSAPSDEASFPGKEALAAFLGWFDYCDHLVTEAHPVVADALAKAVAEKLFMEILQPQLLHVSEQSVLTSTALLTAILRQLRPAALLREAVAFLLGPDQQAAAPEDSPRTLCSHLIGHCDHLSDEISVATLRLFEELLQKPHEQIIRSLILCNLEGRPYVARGSPEPESYEDTLDLEEDPYFTDGFLDSGFQPSTKPPPAPATNSDGRTAVTEIVNSFLCLVPEEAKTSAFLEETGYDTYVHDAYGLFQECSSRVAPWGWPQSLTPLDPHEPERPFFEGHFLQMLFDRMSRILEQAGGPISPLLYTPEHVLALSLRESMTHSHHVSLPPPHTFTLARRLDGGVQKCSPPLPTFGLSTMFLTAIQPEPASDLSPVPACPLPPPPHPRVPPGSLHQPGPWLQEPVLSPCQGDRGLDAENSEGTPVPRQTAPGAQAADGSGPWGAAGPPDPPSGRGST, from the exons ATGCTTCTTTCAAAAAGTAATATCTTTAAATGTAAATCATTTGGTACAGCTCTTTTGGTCTGGAGTTACAGAAGCCAATTACAGATTCAG CGGGAGCCCAGCATCGACCTGCTGGGGGCCTTTGTGGAGCACTGGAAGGGCATCACACACTACTACATCGAAAGCACAG ATGAAAACACCCCAGCCAAGAAAACAGATATTCCCTGGCGCTTGAAGCAGATGCTGGACATCCTGGTGTACGAGGAGAGGCAGCAGGCAGCGGCCGGCGAGGCGGGGCCCTGTCTGGAGTACCTGCTGCAGCACAAGATCCTGGAGACGCTGTGCACGCTGGGCAAGGCTGAG TACCCGCCAGGCATGCGGCAGCAGGTGCTCCAGTTCTTCAGCAGGGTGCTGGCCCAGGTGCAGCACCCGCTCCTGCATTACCTCAGCGTCCACAGGCCTGTGCAG AAACTTCTCCAGCTTGGTGGGACAGTTCCTGGATCCctcacagaaaaggaagaggTACAGTTCACCACTGTCCTCTGCTCCAAGATCCAGCAGGATCCAGACCTGCTCACCTACATCCTGGAA AAGAGTCGGGTGGCCCTGAAGGCCCAGGAGAACCTACTGCTCCTGGTGAGCGTGGCTTCCCCGGCAGCCGCCACCTGCCTGGTGCAGAGCAGCCCTTGCTGCCCTGCAATTGTCGAGCATCTGTGCCGGCTGTACCgctccgtgcccaccttcctggACCCTGCGGACATTGCCACATTAGAGGGCATCAGCTGGAG GTTACCCAGCGCCCCGTCTGATGAGGCCTCCTTCCCTGGCAAGGAGGCCTTGGCTGCCTTCTTGGGCTGGTTTGATTACTGCGACCACCTCGTCACAGAGGCACACCCG GTGGTTGCAGATGCCTTGGCAAAGGCTGTGGCTGAGAAGTTATTCATGGAGATtctgcagccccagctcctgcACGT GTCTGAGCAGAGCGTCCTGACATCCACCGCCCTGCTCACGGCCATCCTGCGCCAGCTCCGCCCCGCTGCGCTGCTGCGGGAGGCCGTGGCCTTCCTCCTGGGCCCCGACCAGCAGGCCGCAGCCCCCGAGGACAGCCCCCGCACTCTGTGCTCCCACCTCATCGGGCACTGTGACCATCTCTCTGATGAG ATCAGTGTCGCCACCCTGCGGCTGTTTGAGGAGCTGCTCCAGAAGCCCCATGAGCAGATCATCCGCAGCCTGATCCTGTGCAACCTCGAGGGCCGCCCATATGTGGCCCGGGGCTCACCGGAGCCTGAGAGTTACGAGGACACCCT AGATCTGGAGGAAGACCCCTACTTCACTGACGGCTTCCTCGACTCCGGGTTTCAACCCTCCACAaaacctcccccagcccctgccaccaACTCAGATGGCAGAACAGCAGTGACCGAGATCGTCAACAG tttcctctgccTAGTTCCTGAGGAAGCAAAGACCTCAGCTTTCCTGGAGGAGACCGGATATGACACGTACGTCCACGATGCTTACGGACTG TTCCAGGAATGCAGCTCCCGAGTCgccccctggggctggcctcagaGTCTCACACCCTTGGACCCCCATGAGCCCGAAAGGCCTTTCTTTGAGGGTCACTTCCTCCAAATGCTGTTTGACCGAATGTCCCGGATTTTGGAACAG GCAGGAGGCCCCATCTCGCCTCTGCTTTACACGCCCGAACACGTTTTGGCCCTCAGCCTCAGGGAATCCATGACACATTCGCATCACGTGAgtctcccacccccacacacgTTCACACTGGCGAGGCGCCTTGATGGGGGAGTGCAAAAATGCTCGCCACCCCTGCCAACCTTCGGCTTGTCCACCATGTTCCTTACAGCCATACAGCCTGAACCTGCAAGTGACCTCAGTCCTGTCCCGGCTtgccctcttcccccacccccacatccacGAGTACCTCCTGGATCCCTACATCAACCTGGCCCCTGGCTGCAGGAGCCTGTTCTCAGTCCTTGTCAGG
- the FHIP2B gene encoding FHF complex subunit HOOK-interacting protein 2B isoform X7, with protein sequence MLDILVYEERQQAAAGEAGPCLEYLLQHKILETLCTLGKAEYPPGMRQQVLQFFSRVLAQVQHPLLHYLSVHRPVQKLLQLGGTVPGSLTEKEEVQFTTVLCSKIQQDPDLLTYILEGKIVSRKKASREPSALPREAASVKDKEHPHSKAPDRASCGTRALTTQLPAETQEPDGGPGEGSLITSLIGLCKSKKSRVALKAQENLLLLVSVASPAAATCLVQSSPCCPAIVEHLCRLYRSVPTFLDPADIATLEGISWRLPSAPSDEASFPGKEALAAFLGWFDYCDHLVTEAHPVVADALAKAVAEKLFMEILQPQLLHVSEQSVLTSTALLTAILRQLRPAALLREAVAFLLGPDQQAAAPEDSPRTLCSHLIGHCDHLSDEISVATLRLFEELLQKPHEQIIRSLILCNLEGRPYVARGSPEPESYEDTLDLEEDPYFTDGFLDSGFQPSTKPPPAPATNSDGRTAVTEIVNSFLCLVPEEAKTSAFLEETGYDTYVHDAYGLFQECSSRVAPWGWPQSLTPLDPHEPERPFFEGHFLQMLFDRMSRILEQAGGPISPLLYTPEHVLALSLRESMTHSHHVSLPPPHTFTLARRLDGGVQKCSPPLPTFGLSTMFLTAIQPEPASDLSPVPACPLPPPPHPRVPPGSLHQPGPWLQEPVLSPCQGDRGLDAENSEGTPVPRQTAPGAQAADGSGPWGAAGPPDPPSGRGST encoded by the exons ATGCTGGACATCCTGGTGTACGAGGAGAGGCAGCAGGCAGCGGCCGGCGAGGCGGGGCCCTGTCTGGAGTACCTGCTGCAGCACAAGATCCTGGAGACGCTGTGCACGCTGGGCAAGGCTGAG TACCCGCCAGGCATGCGGCAGCAGGTGCTCCAGTTCTTCAGCAGGGTGCTGGCCCAGGTGCAGCACCCGCTCCTGCATTACCTCAGCGTCCACAGGCCTGTGCAG AAACTTCTCCAGCTTGGTGGGACAGTTCCTGGATCCctcacagaaaaggaagaggTACAGTTCACCACTGTCCTCTGCTCCAAGATCCAGCAGGATCCAGACCTGCTCACCTACATCCTGGAA GGTAAGATTGTCAGTAGGAAGAAAGCGTCCAGAGAACCCTCCGCCCTGCCTAGAGAGGCAGCCAGCGTCAAAGACAAGGAGCACCCCCACAGCAAGGCTCCTGACAGGGCTTCCTGTGGGACCCGGGCCTTGACCACCCAGCTGCCTGCTGAGACCCAGGAGCCAGAtggagggcctggggagggcagcCTGATCACCTCCCTGATTGGGCTGTGCAAGAGCAAG AAGAGTCGGGTGGCCCTGAAGGCCCAGGAGAACCTACTGCTCCTGGTGAGCGTGGCTTCCCCGGCAGCCGCCACCTGCCTGGTGCAGAGCAGCCCTTGCTGCCCTGCAATTGTCGAGCATCTGTGCCGGCTGTACCgctccgtgcccaccttcctggACCCTGCGGACATTGCCACATTAGAGGGCATCAGCTGGAG GTTACCCAGCGCCCCGTCTGATGAGGCCTCCTTCCCTGGCAAGGAGGCCTTGGCTGCCTTCTTGGGCTGGTTTGATTACTGCGACCACCTCGTCACAGAGGCACACCCG GTGGTTGCAGATGCCTTGGCAAAGGCTGTGGCTGAGAAGTTATTCATGGAGATtctgcagccccagctcctgcACGT GTCTGAGCAGAGCGTCCTGACATCCACCGCCCTGCTCACGGCCATCCTGCGCCAGCTCCGCCCCGCTGCGCTGCTGCGGGAGGCCGTGGCCTTCCTCCTGGGCCCCGACCAGCAGGCCGCAGCCCCCGAGGACAGCCCCCGCACTCTGTGCTCCCACCTCATCGGGCACTGTGACCATCTCTCTGATGAG ATCAGTGTCGCCACCCTGCGGCTGTTTGAGGAGCTGCTCCAGAAGCCCCATGAGCAGATCATCCGCAGCCTGATCCTGTGCAACCTCGAGGGCCGCCCATATGTGGCCCGGGGCTCACCGGAGCCTGAGAGTTACGAGGACACCCT AGATCTGGAGGAAGACCCCTACTTCACTGACGGCTTCCTCGACTCCGGGTTTCAACCCTCCACAaaacctcccccagcccctgccaccaACTCAGATGGCAGAACAGCAGTGACCGAGATCGTCAACAG tttcctctgccTAGTTCCTGAGGAAGCAAAGACCTCAGCTTTCCTGGAGGAGACCGGATATGACACGTACGTCCACGATGCTTACGGACTG TTCCAGGAATGCAGCTCCCGAGTCgccccctggggctggcctcagaGTCTCACACCCTTGGACCCCCATGAGCCCGAAAGGCCTTTCTTTGAGGGTCACTTCCTCCAAATGCTGTTTGACCGAATGTCCCGGATTTTGGAACAG GCAGGAGGCCCCATCTCGCCTCTGCTTTACACGCCCGAACACGTTTTGGCCCTCAGCCTCAGGGAATCCATGACACATTCGCATCACGTGAgtctcccacccccacacacgTTCACACTGGCGAGGCGCCTTGATGGGGGAGTGCAAAAATGCTCGCCACCCCTGCCAACCTTCGGCTTGTCCACCATGTTCCTTACAGCCATACAGCCTGAACCTGCAAGTGACCTCAGTCCTGTCCCGGCTtgccctcttcccccacccccacatccacGAGTACCTCCTGGATCCCTACATCAACCTGGCCCCTGGCTGCAGGAGCCTGTTCTCAGTCCTTGTCAGG